One part of the Meiothermus sp. CFH 77666 genome encodes these proteins:
- a CDS encoding tetratricopeptide repeat protein has protein sequence MKRADLKLLALSLEGLWENERNQTALHLLHEQFEQCQTHQQAEQFVSLLEGLPGPFAQDARLQQLYLKALCRARMPERILNWFEQHQGPVQGQVYRAWALVRGGRYAEALEVLEQLENEPELDWGIFYRTKGEALFWLGRPDWQQVLEQARPHLQGAALGRMLIDLGGFLNARQRLAEARVCWAEALGYLEPDPYYLAWAHNSLGFALLNDQPQQAEQHLLEALRISQKEGARGFRSKALAGVGAVRRSLGEWPRALHSYQLAYRAASEATDRQLALWGWGHTLRLMGRVEEALAKLLQAWQINPHEVWLEADLAATRLMLGEQRSVRQSLPRLQGYVESGQLGQRGQLVLRVLEAELARQQGQAEQARALLAGQDLQSLWAREELGCFPALARMLELEPLQKQPFRVEVRPFGRLEVRVNGRPVPIPAVSKTGELLVFLLVHGREASLEVLLDRLGDPRNKNPRKALWEVIEKLRQALGWQESVQSHGGVYTLDPQAEWKCDLEPGNLPSHRGFERSQSFMQGYYSEWVEEWRQQWLVV, from the coding sequence GTGAAACGAGCTGATCTGAAACTGTTGGCACTCTCCCTTGAGGGGCTTTGGGAAAATGAGCGTAACCAAACAGCCCTTCACCTGCTTCATGAGCAGTTTGAACAGTGCCAGACCCACCAGCAAGCCGAGCAGTTTGTGAGCCTGCTCGAGGGGCTGCCCGGCCCGTTCGCCCAGGATGCCCGCTTGCAGCAGCTTTACCTGAAAGCTTTGTGCAGGGCCAGAATGCCCGAGCGCATCCTGAACTGGTTCGAGCAGCACCAGGGCCCGGTGCAGGGGCAAGTTTACCGGGCTTGGGCACTGGTTCGCGGGGGGCGCTATGCCGAGGCGCTGGAGGTACTCGAGCAGCTTGAAAACGAACCCGAGCTGGACTGGGGCATTTTTTACCGCACCAAAGGCGAAGCCCTTTTCTGGCTGGGGCGCCCCGACTGGCAGCAGGTGCTGGAGCAGGCCCGGCCCCATCTGCAGGGGGCGGCGTTGGGGCGAATGCTGATTGACCTGGGGGGCTTTCTAAACGCCCGGCAGCGGCTGGCGGAGGCGCGGGTCTGCTGGGCCGAGGCGCTGGGCTACCTGGAGCCCGACCCCTACTACCTGGCTTGGGCCCATAACAGCCTGGGCTTTGCGCTGCTCAACGATCAGCCTCAGCAGGCCGAACAACACCTGCTAGAGGCCCTGCGAATAAGCCAGAAGGAGGGGGCCCGAGGGTTCCGCTCCAAGGCCCTGGCCGGGGTGGGGGCGGTGCGGCGCAGCCTGGGGGAGTGGCCGCGTGCTTTGCACAGTTACCAGCTTGCCTACCGCGCCGCTAGCGAGGCTACAGACCGTCAACTGGCCCTGTGGGGCTGGGGCCACACCCTGCGCCTGATGGGGCGAGTGGAAGAGGCCCTGGCCAAGCTGCTGCAAGCCTGGCAGATAAACCCCCACGAGGTCTGGCTGGAGGCCGATCTGGCCGCAACCCGGCTGATGCTGGGCGAACAGAGGAGCGTCCGACAAAGCCTGCCACGCTTGCAGGGGTACGTGGAGTCGGGGCAACTGGGCCAGCGGGGCCAACTGGTGCTGCGGGTGCTAGAGGCCGAGCTGGCCCGTCAGCAGGGCCAAGCAGAGCAGGCCAGGGCGCTTTTGGCAGGCCAGGACTTACAAAGCCTGTGGGCCCGGGAAGAGCTGGGCTGTTTTCCGGCCCTGGCCCGGATGCTGGAGTTGGAGCCCCTGCAGAAGCAGCCCTTCCGGGTGGAGGTGCGGCCCTTTGGGCGGCTGGAAGTGCGGGTGAATGGCCGGCCTGTGCCCATCCCGGCGGTCAGCAAAACCGGCGAGCTGCTGGTGTTTTTGCTGGTGCATGGCAGGGAGGCCAGCCTCGAGGTGCTGCTGGATCGGCTGGGCGACCCCCGCAACAAAAACCCCCGCAAAGCGCTGTGGGAGGTTATCGAAAAACTACGCCAGGCCCTGGGCTGGCAGGAGAGCGTGCAGAGCCACGGCGGGGTGTACACCCTGGATCCCCAGGCCGAGTGGAAGTGCGACCTGGAGCCGGGCAACCTCCCGTCCCACCGGGGCTTCGAGCGTTCACAGAGTTTCATGCAGGGCTACTACAGCGAGTGGGTGGAGGAGTGGCGGCAGCAGTGGTTGGTGGTCTAG
- a CDS encoding TolC family protein gives MKLAIPTLLTLLTTLTLAQAQNLSLETALAKALEQAPVVAAKVELDDARANLQRVLSDPLLTRPSKVQAEQRSALAQASYDRAVVQAQSSIVGAYTQLLEAQIQVRLAQKALEVATRGLEIAQIRQRNGSGTALDVRNAQNRLDDARSNATRAENGLALAQTSLRSLVGPFANVAPLPNPPAMPEASLIRELLGKNPDVLQARQRAELASLQVELLDPSYAARAEIDAAKARAEQAVAGARELERGLGLQYDSLYQNLQAAQRALGVQQAALANARETLANEKKRLEAGLISQVAYLQAELSFIQAELAAQQALGNYYRAYYSLLAGGR, from the coding sequence ATGAAACTGGCCATCCCCACCCTTTTGACCCTCCTGACCACGCTCACATTGGCCCAGGCCCAGAACCTGAGCCTGGAAACTGCCCTGGCCAAGGCGCTGGAGCAAGCCCCGGTAGTTGCAGCCAAAGTCGAACTCGACGATGCCAGGGCCAATCTGCAAAGGGTGCTTTCCGACCCCCTCCTGACCCGCCCCAGCAAGGTGCAGGCCGAGCAGCGCTCTGCGCTCGCACAGGCCAGCTACGACCGGGCCGTGGTGCAGGCCCAGAGCAGCATTGTGGGGGCCTACACCCAGCTGCTCGAGGCCCAGATTCAGGTGCGCCTGGCCCAGAAGGCCCTGGAGGTTGCCACGCGGGGCCTGGAAATTGCCCAGATTCGCCAGCGCAACGGCTCCGGCACGGCCCTGGATGTTCGCAACGCCCAGAACCGCCTGGATGACGCCCGCAGCAACGCCACCCGGGCCGAAAACGGCCTGGCCCTGGCCCAGACCTCGCTGCGGAGCCTGGTGGGGCCTTTTGCAAACGTGGCCCCCTTACCGAACCCACCTGCCATGCCCGAGGCCAGCCTGATTCGGGAGCTACTGGGCAAGAACCCGGACGTGCTACAGGCCCGCCAGCGGGCCGAGCTGGCCAGCCTGCAGGTCGAACTGCTCGACCCCAGCTATGCGGCCCGGGCCGAGATTGACGCCGCGAAGGCTCGAGCCGAGCAAGCCGTGGCGGGTGCGCGGGAACTCGAGCGGGGTCTGGGCTTGCAGTACGACTCGCTCTACCAGAACCTCCAGGCCGCCCAGCGGGCCCTGGGCGTCCAGCAGGCCGCCCTGGCCAATGCCCGCGAGACCCTGGCCAACGAGAAAAAGCGGCTCGAGGCCGGTCTGATTAGCCAGGTAGCCTACCTGCAGGCCGAGCTTTCCTTCATTCAGGCCGAGCTTGCGGCCCAGCAGGCCCTGGGCAACTACTACCGCGCGTACTACAGCCTGCTGGCAGGAGGTCGCTAG
- the lysS gene encoding lysine--tRNA ligase — protein sequence MPEYSEQTQQRLANREALVEAGFERFPYRFPKTHDAAQILAAHAGAGPQEEWPDETVRVAGRLMTFRHMGKASFAHLQDQSGRIQLYLARDLTEHYDLIKKLDIGDIVGIEGTVFTTKTGEITVKVKKFTPLVKSLHPLPDKWHGIRDVETRYRQRYLDLIQNPEVREVFRIRSRMVRYIRNYFDQQGFLEVEGPTLQAIAGGTEAKPFKTFHNALDHEFNLRIALELHLKRLLVGGFEKVFEIGRNYRNEGISVKHNPEFTMLEAYWAYADYHDMMALIEDLLSGLVQHLFGTTEVPYGEHLINFAKPFRRIDFTATLKEKAGLDFDPTDLERLRAWADVHHPELRSVPSYKLLDKLFGHYVEPTLIQPTYVLDVPLAISPLVKRHRDPSKPNLTERADLFVAGFEISPIYSELNDALDQRARFEEQAKRREAGDDEEPEIDEDFLLALEYGMPPAAGMGLGIDRLAMVLTNQESIRDVILFPLLKPRKEAEKPDESTEED from the coding sequence ATGCCTGAATACAGTGAACAGACCCAACAACGCCTGGCCAACCGTGAGGCCCTGGTCGAGGCCGGGTTCGAGCGCTTCCCCTACCGCTTCCCCAAAACCCACGACGCCGCCCAGATTTTAGCCGCCCACGCCGGAGCCGGGCCCCAGGAAGAGTGGCCCGACGAGACCGTGCGGGTGGCGGGCCGCCTGATGACCTTCCGGCACATGGGCAAGGCCAGCTTTGCCCATCTGCAAGACCAGAGCGGACGCATTCAGCTTTACCTGGCCCGCGACCTGACCGAGCACTACGACCTGATCAAAAAACTGGATATTGGCGACATTGTGGGCATTGAGGGCACGGTCTTCACCACCAAGACCGGCGAGATCACGGTCAAGGTCAAAAAGTTTACCCCCCTGGTCAAGTCGCTGCACCCCCTGCCCGACAAGTGGCACGGCATCCGCGATGTCGAAACCCGCTACCGCCAGCGCTACCTCGACCTGATCCAGAACCCCGAGGTGCGCGAGGTGTTTCGCATCCGCAGCCGCATGGTGCGCTACATCCGCAACTACTTCGACCAGCAGGGCTTTCTGGAAGTTGAAGGCCCCACCCTTCAGGCCATTGCGGGGGGCACCGAGGCCAAGCCCTTCAAAACCTTTCACAACGCCCTCGACCACGAGTTCAACCTGCGGATAGCCCTCGAGCTGCACCTAAAGCGGCTGCTGGTAGGCGGTTTTGAAAAGGTCTTCGAGATTGGCCGCAACTACCGCAACGAAGGCATCTCGGTCAAACACAACCCCGAGTTCACCATGCTGGAAGCCTACTGGGCCTACGCCGACTACCACGACATGATGGCCCTGATCGAAGACCTGCTCTCGGGGCTGGTGCAGCACCTGTTCGGCACCACCGAGGTGCCCTACGGCGAGCACCTGATTAACTTTGCCAAGCCCTTCCGCCGCATAGACTTTACCGCTACCCTCAAAGAAAAAGCGGGCCTGGACTTCGACCCCACCGACCTCGAGCGCCTGCGGGCCTGGGCTGATGTCCATCACCCCGAACTCCGCAGCGTACCCAGCTACAAGCTGCTGGACAAGCTGTTCGGGCACTACGTGGAGCCCACCCTGATCCAGCCCACCTACGTGCTGGACGTGCCCCTGGCCATAAGCCCCCTGGTCAAACGCCACCGCGACCCCAGCAAGCCCAACCTGACCGAACGGGCCGATTTGTTTGTGGCCGGTTTTGAGATTTCGCCCATCTACTCCGAGCTAAACGACGCCCTCGACCAGCGCGCCCGCTTCGAAGAGCAGGCCAAACGCCGCGAGGCCGGCGACGACGAGGAGCCCGAAATTGACGAAGACTTTTTGCTGGCCCTCGAGTACGGCATGCCCCCCGCCGCCGGGATGGGCCTGGGCATAGACCGGCTGGCCATGGTGCTTACCAACCAGGAGAGCATCCGCGATGTAATCCTGTTCCCGCTCCTGAAGCCGCGCAAAGAAGCGGAAAAACCCGACGAAAGTACGGAAGAAGATTAG
- a CDS encoding MarR family transcriptional regulator, with protein MKFALDETLDELWQLSTHLVWQMRLDQQRAFEGLGVSPMQAFALMCISEGIDQPSGLAFVMDASPPGVSQLLASLEERGLVHRQLDASDKRKVRIVLTEAGKDFLVQMRKNWREVSRERFARLSPEEITMLTRSYRKLTEPAPDKDVQSPERSVEP; from the coding sequence ATGAAGTTTGCATTGGACGAAACGTTAGACGAGCTATGGCAGCTGTCCACCCATCTAGTCTGGCAGATGCGGCTCGATCAGCAGAGGGCTTTCGAGGGTCTGGGGGTCTCCCCCATGCAAGCCTTTGCGCTAATGTGCATCTCGGAGGGCATTGACCAGCCTTCGGGGCTGGCCTTCGTGATGGACGCCTCGCCGCCTGGGGTCTCGCAGCTTCTGGCGAGCCTCGAGGAGCGGGGTCTGGTGCACCGCCAGCTCGATGCCAGCGACAAGCGCAAGGTGCGTATTGTGCTGACCGAGGCCGGTAAGGATTTTCTGGTGCAGATGCGCAAAAACTGGAGGGAAGTTTCGCGTGAACGCTTCGCCCGGCTCAGCCCAGAGGAAATTACTATGCTAACCCGGAGCTATCGCAAGCTCACCGAGCCTGCCCCCGACAAAGACGTGCAGTCCCCAGAAAGGTCGGTGGAGCCATGA
- a CDS encoding TolC family protein has protein sequence MALALLIAGTFNAGLAQGFFAPLENHPSLLQARLGLEAAQAQLRATQSPVSVQAQGGFSFFEVSPPPGPPTCPNPLNPQCASLPGEARQITLGLTFTPFPFGDVADAVGQAALGVEQAALGVRQARTQLEAQAVEAFWRVRLAESGLEVARLGVRLAQANLEATRLRESRGAASPSEVRQAEASLRQAAIQQTDAERNLALARQSLADLIGPSSATPPRLAVPTEGTPPQVRQAELQLANAQIAYDRAVRGVLPVVQGSYTRNTSDNDSLTLSINSRTLQPSLSYTNTSQGRSAPQDRINGTLQIGLSANIAFGVLDALEAAQKQVDAARQAVEAARRSSKLQEDLLRSSLQTAEQNLTNAQQVRSDAERSLNEARERERLGLASPLATLQAELALAQARLGVEQAELNRIQRILDLYRFFALPLSEVNR, from the coding sequence GTGGCGCTGGCCCTGCTGATCGCTGGTACCTTCAACGCCGGGCTGGCGCAGGGGTTCTTTGCACCCCTGGAGAACCATCCCTCGCTGTTGCAGGCCCGGTTGGGGCTGGAGGCGGCCCAGGCCCAGTTGCGGGCCACCCAGAGCCCGGTCAGTGTGCAAGCCCAGGGGGGGTTTTCGTTTTTTGAGGTGTCCCCGCCCCCCGGCCCTCCTACCTGCCCCAATCCGCTCAACCCGCAGTGCGCTAGCCTGCCCGGCGAGGCCCGGCAGATCACCCTGGGCCTGACCTTTACGCCCTTTCCCTTCGGCGATGTTGCCGATGCGGTCGGTCAGGCGGCGCTGGGGGTGGAACAGGCTGCACTGGGGGTGCGGCAGGCCCGCACCCAGCTCGAGGCCCAGGCGGTGGAGGCTTTCTGGCGGGTGCGGTTGGCCGAGTCGGGGCTGGAAGTGGCACGGCTGGGGGTGCGGCTGGCCCAGGCCAACCTCGAGGCCACCCGGCTGCGCGAAAGCCGGGGAGCGGCCAGCCCCAGCGAGGTGCGCCAGGCCGAGGCCAGCCTGCGCCAGGCGGCCATCCAGCAAACCGACGCCGAGCGCAACCTGGCCCTGGCCCGGCAGAGCCTGGCCGACCTGATCGGGCCCAGCAGCGCCACCCCACCCCGGCTGGCCGTGCCCACCGAGGGCACCCCGCCCCAGGTGCGGCAGGCCGAACTCCAACTGGCTAACGCCCAGATCGCCTACGACCGGGCGGTGCGGGGGGTGCTGCCGGTGGTGCAGGGTAGCTACACCCGCAACACCTCCGACAACGACTCGCTCACCCTGTCCATCAACTCCCGCACCCTGCAACCGAGCCTCAGCTACACCAACACCTCCCAGGGCCGCAGTGCCCCTCAGGATCGCATCAACGGCACGCTGCAAATCGGCCTTTCGGCCAACATCGCCTTCGGGGTGCTGGATGCCCTCGAGGCTGCCCAGAAGCAGGTGGACGCAGCCCGTCAGGCCGTGGAGGCCGCCCGGCGCAGCAGCAAGTTGCAAGAGGATTTGCTGCGCTCTTCCCTGCAGACCGCCGAGCAAAACCTGACCAACGCCCAGCAGGTGCGCTCCGACGCCGAGCGCAGCCTGAACGAAGCCCGCGAGCGCGAACGGCTGGGGCTTGCGAGCCCCCTCGCCACCCTGCAAGCCGAACTGGCCCTGGCCCAGGCCCGCCTGGGCGTGGAGCAAGCCGAACTCAACCGCATCCAGCGAATTTTAGATCTGTACCGCTTTTTTGCCCTACCCCTCAGCGAGGTGAACCGATGA
- a CDS encoding efflux RND transporter periplasmic adaptor subunit, with product MLGQTFLRGGLALGLVGLLLVGCGPRRAQSEAPQAAEGAVSRSIKVRVVTPETGTLTTTRTTGATLSPARESQVGATASGKVLEVLVREGSRVAAGQVVLRLDPVNAQSALRNAELALEQARVNLERAQRSTSGSLAPLQSSLESALANLQVAERRYREGKQLFAAGAIAQVELTGLEAAYNQAKAAADNARENLARAQRASSEDLALLRLQVQQAQNQLAQARRAVADTEVKAPFAGVVAETFVNPGEFVSAGQRAFRLADTSRLEASFRLPPEEAAALPLGSQVNLIFGGQTYPATLSKSSKVPGTDRLVELVAEVGGSLPPGASAQVRYTLRLAQGRLLPAGALRTEGRNTFVFVVQDGKAVRTPVRVLGDTGTRVAVEGLSGQPVVFPVPSSLSDGDTVEVVQ from the coding sequence GTGTTGGGCCAGACTTTCCTCCGAGGCGGGCTTGCGCTGGGGTTGGTGGGCCTGTTGCTGGTGGGCTGTGGCCCTCGGCGGGCACAGAGCGAGGCCCCGCAAGCCGCTGAAGGCGCGGTTTCGCGCAGCATCAAGGTGCGGGTTGTAACGCCCGAAACCGGCACCCTCACCACCACCCGCACCACCGGGGCCACCCTCTCCCCTGCTCGCGAAAGCCAGGTGGGGGCTACCGCCTCGGGCAAGGTACTGGAAGTGCTGGTACGGGAGGGTAGCCGGGTGGCAGCGGGGCAGGTGGTTTTGCGGCTCGACCCCGTCAACGCTCAGTCGGCCCTGCGAAACGCCGAACTGGCCCTCGAGCAAGCCAGGGTGAACCTCGAGCGGGCCCAGCGCTCCACCTCGGGCTCCCTCGCGCCGTTGCAGTCCAGCCTCGAGTCGGCCCTGGCCAACCTACAGGTGGCCGAGCGGCGCTACCGCGAGGGCAAGCAGCTTTTCGCCGCCGGGGCCATTGCTCAGGTCGAGCTGACCGGCCTCGAGGCGGCTTACAACCAGGCCAAAGCCGCCGCCGACAACGCCCGCGAGAACCTGGCCCGCGCCCAGCGCGCCTCCAGCGAAGACCTGGCCCTGCTGCGCCTCCAGGTGCAGCAAGCCCAGAACCAGCTAGCTCAGGCCCGGCGGGCCGTGGCCGATACCGAGGTCAAGGCCCCCTTTGCAGGTGTGGTGGCCGAAACCTTCGTAAACCCCGGCGAGTTCGTTTCGGCGGGGCAGCGGGCTTTTAGGCTGGCCGATACCAGCCGGCTCGAGGCCAGCTTCCGCCTGCCGCCCGAGGAAGCCGCCGCCCTGCCCTTAGGCAGCCAGGTCAACCTGATTTTTGGCGGCCAGACCTACCCCGCTACCCTCAGCAAGAGCAGCAAGGTGCCGGGCACCGACCGGCTGGTGGAGCTGGTGGCCGAGGTCGGGGGCAGCCTGCCCCCCGGCGCCAGCGCCCAGGTGCGTTACACCCTGCGCCTGGCCCAGGGCCGACTGCTGCCGGCAGGGGCTTTACGCACCGAAGGGCGTAATACCTTCGTGTTCGTGGTACAGGACGGCAAAGCCGTGCGGACGCCGGTGCGGGTGCTGGGCGACACCGGCACCCGTGTGGCCGTGGAAGGGCTCTCCGGCCAGCCGGTGGTGTTTCCGGTGCCCTCGAGCCTCTCCGACGGCGATACCGTGGAGGTGGTGCAGTGA
- a CDS encoding GreA/GreB family elongation factor, whose product MAREVKLTKSGYERLVAELEQERARLQDATRILQELMESSDDYDDSGLEDAKREKARIEARIDSLTDTLSRAEIMEEEGNKVSVVSLGAIVSLKSKEGDHMEVQVVAPAEASVLERPMKISDESPLGKALLGQKVGAKVMLETPKGKKEFKVETIKH is encoded by the coding sequence ATGGCACGCGAAGTTAAACTAACCAAATCGGGATATGAACGTCTGGTGGCCGAGCTCGAGCAAGAACGGGCCCGCTTGCAGGATGCCACCCGTATATTGCAGGAACTTATGGAGTCCTCGGACGACTACGACGACTCCGGTCTGGAGGACGCCAAGCGCGAAAAAGCCCGCATCGAGGCCCGCATAGACTCCCTGACCGACACCCTCTCCCGCGCCGAAATCATGGAGGAAGAGGGCAACAAGGTGAGCGTGGTCAGCCTGGGGGCCATAGTGAGCCTGAAGTCCAAGGAAGGCGATCACATGGAGGTGCAGGTGGTGGCCCCGGCGGAAGCCAGCGTCCTCGAGCGCCCCATGAAAATCTCCGACGAGAGCCCCCTGGGCAAGGCCCTGCTGGGTCAGAAGGTGGGGGCCAAGGTGATGCTCGAGACCCCCAAGGGCAAAAAAGAGTTCAAGGTAGAGACCATCAAGCACTAG